The genomic segment GGCAGGGGGGATGTAGGAAGACCGTGAATATCTCCAAAACGGCAATGAAGAAAATTCAACCTTATAAATAAGGAGCACACTAAACGTTAAGATCTTGGCTCATTCTGTGAATAACCAAAAGGGGTGGGTAAAAACAGATAACTGCTTGTCAGTACTGCCAGTTTTCTCCCACTCCTTTCATAATTGGAACTTAAACACCCTACAGCCTTGTGCTCTGAAGTTTCCGTAAAGGCATATGCAAGGGACCCTGTCAGCAGAATAAAGAAATCATCAGTTCCCGCGGGACACAAGCATCTTTAGCTTTTGTGAAGTCAAATGTATCTCCCCATCACCACCAGGAGTGCTTCTCCCCTGCTCTTAGCTGATCCCTGTCCAAGTCAAAATTACATTGGACAAAGTTGAACAGTCAAGAAAAAACTTTATGTAAGGCTTCTATGAAGGCAATAGAAGAAGCCAGAATTCAGTCTGAATTCAACTCCACTGAAACAAAGGGAGGAAGGGTTTTTGAGTGCTGAGGTGAACTGGTGAAAAGAACACAGGATATTAGGCGCCAGCTGGATCGATGGCACGGGTCCTGTACACAGTTAGTCTTTAATGTGCAGATGCTCCCTCTGCAGTCAGGCCATCCATGTTTACTCGTGAGTCCCTGCTGACGTTAGACTCCACCCTCCCAGAgtcagggagaaagaaaggggcgCTGGCTTCCTCAATGATCACATTTCAAAGGGatggctcccaggtccttgagaaagacatcACCTGGGCTTGTAAAACtgggaagagattttttttatttttaaagattttacaaCTCAGAGAATGTATAGTTTTCTCAAGAAAATGCTGTAGGATAAGGGAGGTCAGGTCCTAGAATTGGGAAGAAGCCTGTCAGAAGTTTAGTCAAGCTGAGAAGAATGTTAAGGCCTCCTGGTTATCCCCAGTCCAGCATTTTCCACAACGCCTTTTGAGAAGGAGTCAAATGGGGAATAGTCAGGTTCCCTAACTTCTCAGTTGCACTAAATGAAACTGTCAATGATAAAGAAAATGGGACTTgctaattttaatttattgtttgaACCCATTCAAGAggcttttgaattttctgagttACACTTAGCACATAATTGGTGTTTAATAATGTATCACTTAATTCCAAATCCGAAGTCAAAATTAACTCACAGACTGTTTCCTCTTACGTAGGTACTAAGAGAAATAGCTTTGATGAGACATCAGGAAATCAGAGTTTTAATTCTAGACCTTTCTACTTCATGACTACATATTGGCAGTGGCACACTTAGTGAATCTGACACCAGACACCATAGTTTTtagcaccaaaaaagaaaatgacattcagtaataatcataaaataaagcaaatgataACTTTGATCCATTGGGTAGTCTAATATAATAATAACTTATGTGAATAATTGTCAAATAAATATCAGTAATTGTCCAGTAATGATCACTAGGtaaactttaataaaatttaaaacatctgcAAAAGAAACCAAACTAAATTATACCACTTATGTAATGGTTTTCttgattctttaattttaaaataataaaaaatcaatttcatGTTAAATGTATTATCCAAATCCAGTAAATTGCTTGTATGTGAACTAGATTCACACTCATGAACAAAAAATACTACATATCACTGTTTCCTTACTTAAAATTTCATACATAGTAAATCACATTGTTAGTATTGAATAACAGTAATATTAGCATTTAAGTAACTCAAGTTCTTTTTCTTAATCACAACAATGGCTGTGTTCAATGCAGGAACATATATGGTTGGAGACTCAGAGGGCACTCCTAGTGATTTTGAGAGATTCTGAACCCTTAGGAATTTATTCTCAAAATGAATGTGTGCCTAATTCCACGTGTGTCTGAAAGTGAGAGATATTGCggggacaacaccaagagtgCTTTATCTtccacacagaaaaaaacagtaaaggaaaattaaagtGTGCTAATCTGAAGCTTACATCTATCTGCTATCTATTAAAATTCAAAGAGCAATCACAGGAACTTTTTAGACTTTAGATCAAAGGATAGATTTTTTTCCAAGAAGAATATTTTAACACTAAAGTACATGGAGACGATAAGATTTTTAGTTCCGCATTTTCACTGCTTTAAGATCTATACAGACAATACATTGCTTATTTTTCACGCCTGGGAAAATTCCTGTCCATTGCCTAGTTCTTGGCATGCCACTGAATATGTATGGGTCACAGAAGCTCCTTTCTTCCCTGCCAACATTTTGATGATAAGATTATTTCACTTGTAAATTCACACATTTTTCCACTCAGTTGTTGGGATGAAAGACTGCAGAGCCTGAAATTTAAAACCTCAGGGATGTGGATCAGTCctgaggctggggtgggaagCCCACAGGCGTGCTCAGGGGTGTCTAAGTCCTGTCGGAGAGGTCAGGGAATGCTTACAGCGGCTGACTGGTCAGAGACCCTGCCTTCCCAAAGGAAACTAGACTGGGTGTTTTCTCATCTTCCCCTAGAGAAGTTAGGAAGATTTACGTCTCTAACTAAAGAGCAGAGTACTGACTAGAGTTATACAGATGCCAGAGTGTTAAAAAGTCACagtctttgttttcttatctgaATCGGCTGATTCAAATTCAGGCTCCACTGTTCCCTCCGCCCCCTCGCATTTATTGCATCAAGATGCCAAGTCCTGACTCAGCAGCAGCAATGTtgcaactgtatttttttaaaatgacttccTGCCCTTCTTCCCTTAAGGAGTTTTTAAGCAATATTGTTTCACATTCTTAGATAATTAAAATAACTACGATTCTGAAATAGTTTCAATTTCAATCATCAATGTTTCCTTACAAAAACTTCAGAatagggctttttaaaaaaacatgacaaAGATTTTAGAACTCTGCCAATTTACAgatcaatatatattttactcTTCTGCAATCTCTAAATGTTTTCATACTTCTACGAAGTATGATTCCATGGAATTGTACACTATTGTTAATTATGgggaatatagaaaaaaataaaaactttttagttACTGTGACAAAAGAGGATACAGAACTAAACAGAGCATATATGTCAATGCTTCTCAAactataatgtgaatatagtCACCCAGGGATCTTGTTCAAGTGCAAGTTCAGATGCAGTAGATCTGGAGTGGCCTAAGATATTgcacttataaaaaaaaattcttggggATGTTCATGCAGCTAGTTCACAGACCACACCCCCAATGGCATCAGTATGCAATTAGTTATATAACTGACAATAATCAGGTTTTATATATAGTTTATGTTCAGaaaagtgtatgtatatatgtatatacacaaaaaatagaataaataaaactagACTTGAAATATACCAAATGTTAAGAGATGTGGAGTCATAGGTTTTCTTtcactccatttttctttttccttgcaaaCTAACATTCCCTCAAATTTTTCTGAGGTGTACACAATTTTCTCTTTCAATAGctagcttttgttttttcttttactaagcAAAAAGCACCTCAAGTGCTGGTGATAACCATAAGAGCAGGAAGTCAAATGTAATGAATCTCAAAGATGACTGAGCATGTGGACGAAGATTTTAAAAGAAGTGGACACTTGCCTGATGGTTGTTATGTGACTGTAGTAATTGTCTTACAGTCACTTGAGTATCCAGTTTCTGGAAGTCCTTGCTGTGAATCATCCACCTGAGTCAATTTTAAAGGATCACATTTAGCCAAGACCCAGCCATTCTTAAATTTCTTAGGATACCCAAGTTTCACTTTGGAGTCACTCCCAGGACACTCCAAAGGGAAAAAGATTCCTCAGGCTCTTCACACAACCCGGTTCTGCTGGAATCAGGAAACCCTGTGAAGCAAAGTCAACAGTACTTCAACTTACTACTTCTGGTAACGGAGACATCTGTTCAAAGGACATCTATGAGCACACTGTAGGCAGTTAACAGGGAggttaaatgctttaaaaataattcttactgAAAGGAGataaaattaacccaaacatacttGGATTAAAGGAGTTAAGGTGATTTGAATAAATATACTTTTGACAGCAAAGAGATAAAGCGAAAACTCAACGCGCCTATCCTGCATTTCTGAGACAACAGGGCATCAGATTTAAAATcccagaaggaaaacaaactaaCCTGACAGACAAGTCCTTAAGAAAGTGTTCAAAGCTCCTGTCTGCCAAAGGGACTAAGCAGTCTATGTCATTAACCATGGCACACCTTCGGCCTCTGAAgccttttctaggaatttaaggAATGTATTCAGTAATCCACTACATGTTGGGAAATGAATCTTTTCTTTCAAGAATACATAAAAGAGTCAATAAAAACCACTGGTTTGGTTTCTACAGGATTGCTTGTATTGTATGCCTTCAGctgttttttattaaataaaacactATAAAGCCCGGTTAGGATGACTGTGAACTAAATAACAATACTAGCGATCATAATAATAGCTAACTTTGTGCATTTATTGTAAGCCAAGCATTATTCTAAGTAGTTTTCATTTAACTTAATCCTAGGAAAAAATTCTGCAAGGGTAATATACCTTATTATCCCTTTTGAACAAATAAGGCCACAGAAGCACAAGGAGATGAAGCACTTGCCCCAAATCCTGCAGTTAGGAAGGGGCGGAATGGTTTTGAACACAAGAAGCTGAGCTCCAGGTCTGCCTCCAAACAGCAGGCACCTGAACGATGTTAATATTTTGGTCAGTGTTAAGGCTCTTCCTGTTGACCATATTCAATGCTCAATCACTGGAGGCATACAATGACTCACAACCAAAGTTACTAAGTCGTGCCTGAAATTTGTCTTCGAGGAAGTTTAACCTCACATAATAAAAGCTAGTCAGGGTTGTTGGAAGAAaagtgttttcttcattttatgggGCCTACCTTTTCTACTGACCAAGCAGTTCGGAATACAGATGAGTCAGGTGCTGAATTCCTCTCACAAATGAGGGTCGCTTAGGCTTGAGAACTGCTAGTAGTGATTCTCCAGGCAAAAGGCCTTGCAGAACATCAGTGACATTCCAGTGATTCCAGCACTTTTCACGTACATGATGAGTCAGAAAACCCAGGGTGCCCAGTCATCCTTTGACTCCCTAGAAGTCGCTCTAAAGGCCAATGCCAGACCTTCCAAGGGATGTGATTATCTTCTTATTTACTTGGTAAACATATGCaatcactagctgtgtgaccatgcAAGCCCCATGACCCTTAAGCCTAGGttggctcatctgtaaaatagggacatGACTTACCTATCTTGTCCAGAAGGAAGCAAGAGGTGGATCAGGTATGGGAGGGTGTTTCAAGCTCTAAACTGAAAATAAGGGGCAAAGAGTCCCACTTGCTGTGTTGATTCTTGCAGTAACCAAATACTCCTTTAGCAGTGCCTAAAGTCAAGTTCATCTCTAGAGAGAATGAATGCTTTGGTCCCCACAGACCTTCAAACCAGGACACACTACTAAAGAATTAAAGATGGTGTTTAATAACAAAGaagtagtaaaataaaatgagttctTTCAATGGCaccagaagtattttttttttcaacagcaCCAAGAGATAAATATTTTCAATCCAGTCTTGACTACAAATGTTACTAATAAGGAACTATGGACAAGAATAAGAGAGACAGTCATTTTATGACAGAGTATACATTATTTACCGTTAGATCAGATTTATCGGCAgtattttaaacagtaaaatgGTTAAAAATTTCAGATGGGAGGCGTTTTCACTGGACTCAATTAGGTATGTCGGGGTAAACCCCTTTAAATGGCATTTCACTTTCAAGGCTGCCTTctgttctccctttttttttcctagctCTTTTCTTCCTAATACTTAAATGTGAGGTGGGAGGATGGGGGGAGAAAAATGTGCACACCAGGAGAGAGTAAAAGGAGATTTTACTTGCGTTTAAaaatttttccccctttctgttACTTTCTCAACTAGGCTCTCTTTCCATCCATTCCTACCCCCTTTGCAGACTTGCAGACCTCAAACTTCACTTCTGTTCTTAGGTCTTAAAGAGAAAGGGAGGGGGCAGAAAAGAGATGAACTGAGAGGTTGTGCAAAGTGAGAATTAACAACACATTATTTCAAATCTTTCACATTCTGCtgattttaaaataccttttcttCTCTTCGGAGTGACTTAGGTCCTAGACCAACACAGTGTTTACGATAAAAGAGGTATAATGTTGCTTACAGTTCTGCAATCTGTATTGGGTGCCATCTGTCTCCCAGAAGCCCTGCCCCAGGCTCTTAAAAGTTCCTTGCTGTTGGTATATCGCAGGCTGGGATTCCCCGAAGAGCGTTTTCTTAAGGAGCATCGCTCACTCCCCACCAGCCCGAAGATTCCTCGGGCTCCTCTTTCCAGTTAAACCGCCTCAGGAATCAGTTCCCTGGGGACCGTGAAACCATCCTGTCTCCGCGGCGTTGTGCTCCTCTCCCTGCCAGGTGAGCCCGGGGCTCTCCAGGGGTCCCTGCGCCCCACAGGCTGCCTCACTCCCTGCTGGTGCGAAAAGTGATGGCGGTCACGGTGTGCTCCTCCGTCCGTGTGGTCATGCGGCCCTTCGTCCACGCGCTCCGCAGGACTTCTTGGGTCACCTCGTAGTCCACGACGCGCACGAGCACGGATTTGGGTGCGGATGCGGGGTCCCGTTCAGGGGCTCCGAAGGGGGCGTCTACACGGCTGCCAGAAATTCGCCTTTCTCTCGGAAAGAGAGAGGGGCAGTCCGGCTCCAGGTCGTCTCCGCCCGCCGGGAAGAAGTCCTCTCCACCGGCCGCCTCTCCCCGCGCGGGGTCCCCTTGAGTCCCCGACCACCTCTCGGGGTGCAGAAGGAAGAGCACTTTCTCTCTGACCCAGGACTCGCAGTCCAGGCTCTCGGTGGCCCCGCGGTGCTCGTGGGCGCCCCCCCGGCTTCCGCTCGCCGCCGCTGCGGGACTCCGAGCGCCCGGGCCCGGGGGCGCCCCGCGCTCCACCTCGCCCGGGAGGGACCCGGCGCGCGCCAGGCGGCGAGGGGCGTCCGCGAGGTACGGGGCTCGGGGCCCCGGGGCCCCCAACCAGGCAGCAGGGCCATTCATCCGCAGCGGATCTGGGCGCGCGGGCCCCGCCGGCCCAGGTGTGGGCTCGCGGCCGGCCTCCCGCCCCCCCGGGGCGACCCCGCCTCCTCCCCCGCCGCCCTTCTCCGCCCCGCCCACCTCGCGGCTCTCCGTCCCTCCGAAGCCAGAAGCCTGGCATCCCCCATCCCTCCTCCCCGCCGCTCCCCTCCAGCCCGACCGCCGTACTCGAATTTTTTATTCTATCCGCTCTTCTGTGTCAGTTCCAGCCTAGTTGCCACCTGCCGTTTTCCTCCAGCGCAGAGGCGCAAAAGACATTCACGCGCTGCGCCCCCCGGGAAAGGCCCCAAATTACGTCTTCTTAACAAGGACGCCCTTCAAAgtgaagaaacaaggaagttttttttaaaaaaattatctgatgtacttatttcttcaaaaaagggTTTCGTTGTTGTCCACTCCGAATCCACCCCCCACCAAGCTGCCAGTATTATTGAAGGCAGATCAAGGGATCCAGCTGGAAAAGTTGAAATCTTTGAAAACCTACTCTTGGTTTGTTTGCTGTTCTTCCTCTGGGATGCCAGGATCTGTAGGACAGTGGCATCCCTGCCTTTATTTCGGTTATAATCAATGCTTATGCCAGGAAGGGACTTGATGCCTTTGGTCAAACAgaacaagcaaaaacaaatggCTAAATGAACGACTTCaggttttaaaattctatattcGTGTTGTTTTTAAGTTTCTGCCTTCACTGCCTAATGCCCTTCTCATTAACGTTCAgaggttaaaaaaatacacatctcTAGACTTTTGGAATCTACTCATTGTCAGACCCTCTGACACATTAACCTTTGCCTGAGATTAATAGGGAAGACCAGTTAATAGAAAAAGGGGAGCTTTGTTTCCAGTTCATCCTTGGCAACAGGTGTTTGTTTTATCAGaaaatgttgttttcttttagaaaaaaattactgcaaTGTCTACATCAGAAAAACTGCATTGGTGGAAATTTCTGCCTATAAATGAAGGACCAATTAGTATGGTGAAAACTAATTGTTTGGGATGTTTGGGAAAGACAGGCACTTCGGATGTCTgccaactcattaaaaaaaaaatagttccagAAGTGAGAAAATCTGGGTCAGATCTGGCTGATCAGATGCCTGACCTTGGGCTGGTTGCTGTTAAATCATATAGTTTTTGAGTATTTTAGACAAGAAGTGTTGTAAGAACTCTATATATTtaaactcatttattcttcataacAAACTAAGGAAGAAGTACTGTTACTATAGTTGCCCTGAGAACTTTGAAGAACTGGGAGATGAAGTATTTGCCCAAAGTCAAGCCCCAATAAACAGTGAAGCCAGGATTCTAACATGTTTAAATGCTTCCTCCTATTTTAAACTACTTTCCTATCTCAGCTGATGACTTCATGTTGTTTTCTATTCGTTTACTTAACTAGTAATTACTGAGTGTGTGCCACTCAGTCATTGTCAGCCACTGTTCTAGGTGATGGGGACATCTGGGAGAACAAGCCCAGTTACTTGTCCTCttcaagttttcattttatgtattgtggataaaatgaaggttcctgtggccaggattctcacctggccctggttggctagctcgctacacaggtgtgggcaatatgtcattattgattctatataaagagccctgccagtgctcggtggcatggctgcaaggctgccagagagcagagcagaggctagagttgtggcagtgccgaggacagaggcccagaggacggttgtgtgggatgactgtgcagagaggcccagaggacggctatgCAGAACAGCTGTGCAgatagaggggcccagaggcagagaccagcttgctgcatgcagactcgctctgagtaatCGGGATTGTAGTGATCCACCTGCCactatggaaataaagttgggtataacactttcaccccgaagaatgttctactgtcatttctttggtcacattgaatccatagtgagctttcccagggttgaaacccattggcaagacatgtaTGCAGTAACATACAACCACTCCTCTGTCCAGAAGTAAGAGATAAATTAACtgtaatgtaaataaaaatcacatgaaggTTAATGCCTTACCCTATTCTCAAGGATTTTGTTCTTGAAGGCTTGGGTTAATGCTTAGAATATGGTTTTTTAGCAAGATCCTCACTAATTCCAATGCTAGTGGTCCCTGGACAGCTATGAGAAACATTATCAAAAATCTACATAGATAAGCTTTaggcatttgtgttttttttctgctttcaagtGGCAATAAGAACACTTTATTTTCCTTGCAGGAATACTAGGAGAATTCCAGTGATGGTATCTGTATTCCAAGGAAAATGTAATGAAACCAGATTTACTGCTTTCAAGTCATTTTCTTGCCATTGGGGGATTGGGTGAAGGCTTAGATTGGAAATGTGGAATGGGAAAAACCTATTTGCTGGGAAATGAGAAATTCCCTGATCATATAGCACCTGAATTTCTAGATGTCAAGAAGTAGTGCACTAATGCATGCAAGAACATTAACAGGAAATGCAGAATAAATTAAACTGCAAAGCCtaaaaagaatatataacagAAACAGGCAACTTGCCTCCAGGGAAGTGGTGTCTGTTGTGCTCTAATATCTCAAAGTGCCTAAAAGGCTGATAAGGGGTGCTGCAGTGAACCCGTATACTTCCTCTCTAAATTGCCTACTACACTTGCAAATATGTAGCCAGTGAGGTGTAGTAAAATGATTTGTATCCCTGGGACCTGAAGTGTGATACAGACACTGTGCCCTGGTAAGGTCAAAAGAAGCCTGTCATTAATAGCCCAGTCTTCCAGGGACCCGGCCCTCTCATTTTGTCTATTAGAATCAGAGGTCATTTTAGAGAGTAATGACATAGGATCTCTCTGTTACTCTAGTACCTCTGCCTTAGAAGGCTTACCCTCCACTTACAGGCCTAACCCCCAGTGTGTCTGTATCAAGAGGGAGGGTCTTTAGGAGGTAACTAAAGTTAAATGATGCCATAAtgtggggccctaatccaataggactatAGCCTATAAGGAAGAGAGGTACCCTTCTCTCTTCCATGTGAGAACATAGTGAGATAGCCGTCATCCAGTGCAGGAAAAGAGCTCTAGTCACAACCTGACCACGCAGGATCTCGGTCTCagcctttcagcctccagaactgtgagaaaatagatttctgcAGTCAAGCCACtcatctgtggtattttgttatggcaacccaaGCTGACTGCTATACCAACTGTAAGTAATTTAAGGAAAATAGACTTTATCCTAAGGATATTAGAAGCTCACAGGTTTGTTGGGAAAGCAGGAACACCAGACTTTAAAATGGGAAGAGCTGTTGCAGAGGGATAGGAAGTTGGAACAGATTTCATTGCTGGGTGAAAGAACAACTCACCCTTGTCCTGTGGCACTTACGCAGGAGTCAAATTCCCACTCAATAGTATCCAGGCTTACCTCCTGAAACAACGCAGGACAGTAAAAGGAAAGATATAGTCAAAGAAGCCTTTAGGGAACTCTTTGGTTTCTACAATGGAGAAGCAAACAGCTGGTCTTTCCACCTAACAAAACTGTACAATAGAGAGAGCTAATAATCCAAAGAGAATTCAGGGTGTTGTtaagaagagttaaaaaaaagatctCACTAATGTCTACCACACCAAGTATTATAAACAGAATTTCAGTATGGTTGTGACAAATAGGTATTCTGGATAAAGCAACATGAACAATGGTGCAATGGTCAGCATGAAGACTTATGTAGAGAATGGTTTTGTCCTTGACATTTCTCTTCCCACATGTCTAAAATACTCTTCTTGATTTTATCCATTCCCATTACTTCAACTGCAACCTGTACACTGTtgatcctcaaattcatatgtctATTGGGGTCATGCCTCCAATCAGGGCGGCTGTCTCTGCTATGATCTGAGCATCAAGACAACACATGGAGCAGAGCTGCCTAAAGGAACACAAAGCACAGGTGTGAGAACAGGGTGAGGTTATTCTGTAGAAATAAAATCCAGCCTGATTATGGATGGATCTTAAAAACTACAAGTCTTTTAAAAGAGTTTTAATCATATTTCCTTTGACAACTAGGCTTTCTTATGACTTAGAGAACTTTGTGCAAAGAAAATCAACACTGGACTGAATCAAGAGGTTTTGATGGGCCGTATTATCCTGCACAAGTCTTCCAGTGTCTCCAAACCTATGTTCTCATCCTCAAGGTCCTGCTTGTTTCCAGGGTTGTTGTGGAGGTCAAATGAAACAATTCCTCTGGTAACACTTTGAAAAACTATAAGGcttgaaaaatattcttttagtgtaattttttaaagttcatggTTGACCCAAAACAAAGTTTTTAATGAGCTCTTCAGGGAAAGATGCAGAAGTCAAGGCCAGGAGCTGGGAAATGAGACGCATCATCTTGGCATAGAGATGCTAATATGTTGGTAGTTataaattgggggaaaaaaagaatgagtagGAGTGTGGCAA from the Manis javanica isolate MJ-LG chromosome 16, MJ_LKY, whole genome shotgun sequence genome contains:
- the C16H6orf141 gene encoding uncharacterized protein C6orf141 homolog; translated protein: MNGPAAWLGAPGPRAPYLADAPRRLARAGSLPGEVERGAPPGPGARSPAAAASGSRGGAHEHRGATESLDCESWVREKVLFLLHPERWSGTQGDPARGEAAGGEDFFPAGGDDLEPDCPSLFPRERRISGSRVDAPFGAPERDPASAPKSVLVRVVDYEVTQEVLRSAWTKGRMTTRTEEHTVTAITFRTSRE